Proteins encoded in a region of the Excalfactoria chinensis isolate bCotChi1 chromosome 16, bCotChi1.hap2, whole genome shotgun sequence genome:
- the VPS29 gene encoding vacuolar protein sorting-associated protein 29 isoform X1 yields the protein MAAGRRRPDRGRWSRGGGVGMAALREPCGVFFVVVLFNFILFSFCFNGLTPLIITIDTIHSLRPAYSFGSVFLFCCFPWFNTDHASPCFPFPCLQSTPPPAQAGHRLVLVLGDLHIPHRCNSLPAKFKKLLVPGKIQHILCTGNLCTKDTYDYLKTLAGDVHVVRGDFDENLNYPEQKVVTVGQFKIGLIHGHQVIPWGDMASLALLQRQFDVDILISGHTHKFEAFEHENKFYINPGSATGAYHALENNIIPSFVLMDIQASTVVTYVYQLIGDDVKVERIEYKKS from the exons ATGGCGGCGGGGAGGAGGAGACCGGACCGAGGGAGATggagccggggggggggggtggggatggCCGCGCTCAGGGAACcgtgtggtgttttttttgttgttgttctttttaatttcattttattttcgTTTTGTTTTAATGGTTTGACGCCGCTTATCATAACCATCGACACGATCCATTCGTTACGACCCGCCTATTCATTtggctctgtttttcttttctgttgctttccttGGTTTAACACTGATCACGCCTCGCCTTGTTTCCCATTCCCTTGTCTGCAATCAACTCCTCCGCCCGCTCAGGCCGGGCACAGA TTGGTGTTAGTATTAGGAGACCTTCACATTCCGCATCGATGCAACAGCCTCCCGGCCAAGTTCAAAAAGCTGCTTGTTCCAGGGAAGATCCAGCACATCCTCTGCACGGGAAACCTCTGCACCAAGGACACTTATGACTACCTCAAGACCCTGGCTGGGGATGTTCATGTTGTCAGAGGGGACTTTGATGAG aACCTGAATTATCCTGAACAGAAAGTTGTAACTGTTGGACAGTTCAAGATTGGTCTGATTCACGGCCACCAGGTCATTCCTTGGGGTGATATGGCCAGCCTGGCGCTGCTACAGAGGCAGTTTGATGTGGACATCCTCATTTCAGGCCATACGCACAAATTTGAGGCATTTGAACATGAAAACAAGTTCTATATCAATCCAGGATCAGCTACAGGAGCTTATCATGCCTTAGAGAA CAACATCATTCCGTCGTTTGTGCTGATGGATATCCAGGCTTCCACAGTGGTCACGTACGTCTATCAGCTAATTGGAGACGATGTGAAAGTAGAAAGAATCGAGTacaaaaaatcttaa
- the VPS29 gene encoding vacuolar protein sorting-associated protein 29 isoform X2, translated as MLVLVLGDLHIPHRCNSLPAKFKKLLVPGKIQHILCTGNLCTKDTYDYLKTLAGDVHVVRGDFDENLNYPEQKVVTVGQFKIGLIHGHQVIPWGDMASLALLQRQFDVDILISGHTHKFEAFEHENKFYINPGSATGAYHALENNIIPSFVLMDIQASTVVTYVYQLIGDDVKVERIEYKKS; from the exons aTG TTGGTGTTAGTATTAGGAGACCTTCACATTCCGCATCGATGCAACAGCCTCCCGGCCAAGTTCAAAAAGCTGCTTGTTCCAGGGAAGATCCAGCACATCCTCTGCACGGGAAACCTCTGCACCAAGGACACTTATGACTACCTCAAGACCCTGGCTGGGGATGTTCATGTTGTCAGAGGGGACTTTGATGAG aACCTGAATTATCCTGAACAGAAAGTTGTAACTGTTGGACAGTTCAAGATTGGTCTGATTCACGGCCACCAGGTCATTCCTTGGGGTGATATGGCCAGCCTGGCGCTGCTACAGAGGCAGTTTGATGTGGACATCCTCATTTCAGGCCATACGCACAAATTTGAGGCATTTGAACATGAAAACAAGTTCTATATCAATCCAGGATCAGCTACAGGAGCTTATCATGCCTTAGAGAA CAACATCATTCCGTCGTTTGTGCTGATGGATATCCAGGCTTCCACAGTGGTCACGTACGTCTATCAGCTAATTGGAGACGATGTGAAAGTAGAAAGAATCGAGTacaaaaaatcttaa